A genomic region of Ictidomys tridecemlineatus isolate mIctTri1 chromosome 10, mIctTri1.hap1, whole genome shotgun sequence contains the following coding sequences:
- the C1ql3 gene encoding complement C1q-like protein 3, whose amino-acid sequence MVLLLVILIPVLVSSAGTSAHYEMLGTCRMVCDPYGGTKAPSTAATPDRGLMQSLPTFIQGPKGEAGRPGKAGPRGPPGEPGPPGPVGPPGEKGEPGRQGLPGPPGAPGLNAAGAISAATYSTVPKIAFYAGLKRQHEGYEVLKFDDVVTNLGNHYDPTTGKFTCSIPGIYFFTYHVLMRGGDGTSMWADLCKNNQVRASAIAQDADQNYDYASNSVVLHLEPGDEVYIKLDGGKAHGGNNNKYSTFSGFIIYAD is encoded by the exons ATGGTGCTGCTGCTGGTCATCCTCATCCCGGTGCTGGTGAGCTCGGCCGGCACGTCGGCGCACTACGAGATGCTGGGCACCTGCCGCATGGTCTGCGACCCCTACGGGGGCACCAAGGCGCCCAGCACCGCCGCCACGCCCGACCGTGGCCTCATGCAGTCCCTGCCCACCTTCATCCAGGGCCCCAAAGGCGAGGCCGGCAGACCGGGAAAAGCAGGCCCGCGTGGGCCCCCAGGAGAGCCCGGGCCGCCGGGCCCTGTGGGGCCCCCGGGCGAGAAGGGCGAGCCGGGCCGCCAAGGCCTGCCGGGCCCGCCTGGGGCGCCCGGCCTGAACGCAGCCGGGGCCATCAGCGCCGCCACCTACAGCACGGTGCCCAAGATTGCCTTCTATGCTGGCCTCAAACGGCAGCATGAAGGCTATGAGGTGCTCAAGTTCGACGACGTGGTCACCAACCTCGGAAACCACTACGATCCCACTACCGGCAAATTCACCTGCTCCATCCCGGGCATCTACTTCTTCACCTACCACGTCCTGATGCGCGGAGGGGACGGCACTAGCATGTGGGCTGATCTCTGCAAAAACAACCAG GTGCGTGCTAGTGCCATTGCCCAAGATGCTGATCAGAATTACGACTATGCCAGTAACAGTGTGGTTCTGCATCTGGAGCCGGGAGATGAAGTCTATATCAAATTAGATGGTGGGAAAGCCCATGgaggaaacaacaacaaatacagcACATTTTCTGGATTTATTATTTATGCTGACTGA